In Castor canadensis chromosome 11, mCasCan1.hap1v2, whole genome shotgun sequence, a single genomic region encodes these proteins:
- the LOC109674343 gene encoding olfactory receptor 1f45-like has product MALANLTSHPEIFLLGLMDDTDSHPLLFLFFLSVYLLNALGNLSMVMLVRFNRALCSPMYYFLGHLSLVDVCFTTVTVPQLLASLLHPGQAMSFQACFAQMYFFVALGITESYLLAAMSYDRAVAVCRPLHYSGVMTPWLCAWLVVASWIVANLHSLLHTLLISALSYPRYAPVPHFFCDMMVMLSLATSDTSSEENAIFSEGLTVVLIPLLLVSLSYAHILVSVLGVRSASGRCRAFSTCGTHLVVVSLFFGSVLSVYFRPSSAYSASYDRFASVVYAVVTPTLNPFIYSLRNKEVKGALKRGFRCRAVPKAV; this is encoded by the coding sequence ATGGCTCTGGCTAACCTCACATCCCACCCAGAGATCTTCCTCCTTGGTTTGATGGATGACACAGACAGCCACCCACTGCTGTTCCTATTCTTCCTTAGTGTTTACCTGCTCAATGCCCTGGGCAACCTGAGCATGGTCATGCTGGTGAGGTTCAACAGGGCTCTGTGCTCCCCCATGTATTATTTCTTGGGTCACCTGAGCCTGGTGGATGTCTGCTTTACCACGGTTACTGTCCCTCAACTGCTGGCCAGCCTGCTCCACCCTGGCCAGGCCATGTCCTTCCAGGCCTGCTTTGCACAGATGTACTTCTTTGTGGCCCTGGGCATCACTGAAAGCTATCTCCTTGCAGCCATGTCCTATGACCGTGCAGTGGCAGTCTGCAGGCCATTGCACTACAGTGGGGTCATGACGCCCTGGCTTTGTGCTTGGCTGGTCGTGGCATCCTGGATCGTGGCCAACCTGCACTCGTTGCTCCACACACTGCTCATCTCTGCACTCTCCTACCCCCGCTATGCTCCAGTGCCCCACTTTTTTTGTGACATGATGGTGATGCTCAGCTTGGCGACTTCAGACACATCCTCTGAGGAGAATGCAATCTTCTCTGAGGGCCTCACAGTGGTGCTGATCCCGCTGCTCCTTGTGTCCCTCTCTTATGCACACATCCTGGTGTCAGTGCTAGGAGTGAGATCAGCGAGTGGCCGATGCCGAGCCTTCTCTACCTGCGGGACTCACCTGGTGGTGGTATCACTTTTCTTTGGCTCTGTCCTCTCTGTCTATTTCCGGCCATCTTCTGCCTACTCAGCCAGCTATGACCGTTTTGCTAGCGTGGTCTATGCAGTGGTCACACCGACCTTGAACCCTTTCATCTACAGCCTTAGAAACAAAGAGGTAAAGGGTGCTCTAAAGAGGGGGTTTAGATGCAGAGCTGTACCCAAAGCTGTGTAA